Proteins encoded together in one Lysinibacillus sp. FSL K6-0232 window:
- a CDS encoding disulfide oxidoreductase: MSKKEENGLLFIWIVSVVATLGSLYFSEIRHYEPCKMCWIQRIFMYPIVIISTVALIQKNARIAVTTAIFSVIGGCISLYHYGIQKLSFLAENAPSCGAVSCTGQYINWLGFITIPFLALAAFILIAGASFYLIKASKATK, encoded by the coding sequence ATGTCCAAAAAAGAGGAAAATGGCTTATTATTTATTTGGATTGTTTCAGTTGTAGCGACACTTGGCTCACTATATTTTTCTGAAATTCGCCATTATGAGCCCTGTAAAATGTGTTGGATACAGCGCATTTTTATGTATCCTATTGTCATTATCTCAACGGTGGCATTAATCCAGAAAAATGCTCGTATTGCTGTAACAACAGCTATTTTTTCTGTAATTGGTGGTTGTATTTCACTCTACCATTACGGCATTCAAAAGCTTAGTTTTTTAGCTGAAAATGCCCCTTCCTGCGGTGCTGTTTCTTGTACTGGTCAATATATTAACTGGCTCGGCTTTATTACTATTCCATTTTTAGCATTAGCTGCATTTATTTTAATTGCAGGTGCAAGCTTCTATTTAATCAAGGCTTCAAAAGCTACAAAATAA
- a CDS encoding RluA family pseudouridine synthase: MFLYEIVEDNVSIEELLRNHWRLGKKLVHELRMAKTVTLANDELIQWQAPLPKGTMLKFTFPMTASNYKPTPVCAIDIVYEDDHCLIVSKPKGMSTHPNDAHDTHTCMNHVMAHIKEQGGIYAEHVHRLDKGTQGLLLVAKHPLAKSIFDRMIEEKSIIRMYAAEVQGNIRGASGTIAEPIGKDRHHATRRVVSKNGQHAVTHYEVVARYKNSCVVHLILETGRTHQIRVHLSYIGHPIIGDTMYGARETASSDYELHAIQLEFEHPFLNKRIIVKDKQ, translated from the coding sequence ATGTTTCTTTATGAAATTGTTGAAGATAACGTAAGTATTGAAGAACTGCTACGTAATCATTGGCGACTTGGCAAAAAGCTTGTCCATGAATTACGCATGGCTAAGACGGTCACATTAGCAAATGATGAGCTTATTCAATGGCAAGCACCTTTACCAAAAGGAACGATGCTTAAATTTACATTTCCTATGACAGCATCTAACTATAAGCCAACGCCTGTTTGTGCAATTGATATCGTCTATGAGGACGACCATTGTTTAATCGTATCGAAGCCAAAGGGCATGTCAACACATCCTAACGATGCCCATGATACACATACTTGTATGAACCATGTTATGGCACATATTAAGGAGCAAGGTGGTATTTATGCAGAGCATGTCCATCGTCTTGATAAAGGAACACAGGGCTTATTACTTGTTGCAAAGCATCCACTAGCAAAATCTATTTTTGACAGAATGATTGAGGAAAAATCCATTATTCGTATGTACGCAGCAGAGGTACAAGGAAATATACGTGGGGCATCTGGCACAATTGCTGAGCCTATTGGGAAGGATCGTCATCATGCTACAAGACGTGTTGTATCTAAAAATGGGCAGCACGCTGTAACACATTACGAAGTTGTTGCACGCTATAAAAATTCCTGTGTTGTCCACCTTATTTTAGAAACAGGTCGAACACATCAAATTCGTGTTCACTTATCCTATATTGGTCATCCAATTATTGGTGATACAATGTATGGCGCAAGAGAAACAGCAAGCAGTGATTATGAACTTCATGCGATTCAATTAGAATTTGAGCATCCATTTTTAAATAAACGGATTATTGTTAAAGATAAGCAATAA